Within the Buteo buteo chromosome 2, bButBut1.hap1.1, whole genome shotgun sequence genome, the region GGGCCGGGGTGGAGGCTTCGGGCTGTGGCGTCGGCGGGCGGCCGCGGTGCCGGTACGCGGCGGGGCTCTGGCTTGCGAGCGAGGTCTCCGGCCCGGGCTTTCGCGCTTGCCATCCGCTCCGGGGCGTTGGCGTCGGCAGAGCAGCGGCCGGCGTCGAACGGTTGTCGCGGCTAGGTTCCTAAAGGCTTTGGTCTCTGTTAAAGGCTCACAGCGTTTCCTGGTGAAGGTGTTGTGGACCAGGACACAAAATGTGGTTGTGGATATCACTACCAGCTGAGTaaaaaaaactagaaaaaaaagcagatgtagGACACGTGCGGCATGCGTGGCACTGATACCCCctggaatttttcttcttctgtagcAGGATTTAGTTTATGCCTTTGTActgctgggaaggaagaaatggtAATCAAGCAGTAGGGCAAAGTAGCATCAGAGATGTTGCTCATCTGCCTGCTCTGTTCTTTTACCTTTTACCCAAGctcctttttattcttttgctcCTATTCAATCCTTTCTAGGTCAGACATTCAAAGTAACATCACAGGAAGCTACAAAGCTGAGTCTGGCATTCTCAGGACCTCCACTGACTTCTGCAGAGGTGAGCGAAAGCCTCCACAGACTGTGAAATTGCAGTGTGTGTGATAAGTTTCAGGTGTCTCTTGGTTCACGTGGCTAAAACAAAGTAATTTGGTACAGCGCAGACAAGGGATGTTGGTATGGGCTATGCATTGTGGAGTGTATTAATGCAATTCAAGAACTGCCCAGAGAACTAATAACTGTAAGTTAGGGAGACATACCAAATAGAAGTATTCTTACATTCTTTCCTTCAACCTCTATCAGCTGGTGGCTGATAGAGACAGGGTATTGGATAATACAGACCTTAGATCTAACAGAGAATATgcaatatttttactgttaatTAAGACTAGTTTCACATCTCTGTttagaggagaagaaaaaaaaaaagacctcagTTCAGAATAACGATCTCAGCTACTTCTTCCTCTCTGATGTATGACCACCACACCAGGGTGTGTTTTGTTACCAAATCATAAGGTGGTTTATGATGTGTACACCTTGCTTACTGTGTCTTCTTcttgtgctgtatttttttctcaagcaaGATGGCCATTACTATGGTTCCCTTTTCTCAAAGCAATCTGAATGTAACTGATTGCTTGTGAGACTTTCTAAATGCGGTGCAGCCATGCACTACTCACGGTTAATCTTTTTGCCTGCCCGTTTTCAGGATTGCCGGAAGCTGAGCGAAGATGTCCAAAATGCCATTCTTGCAGTTGCCACAGTGTACTACTGGCTCCCCAAGGGCCAAGGTGAGATAGTGACAGCAGGGCAGTCAGCACTATATAAAGAAACCCAGTATTTCAGAGCCTAATATGAGATCTGGCATCTGTAGGAAAGCAAGTTACCATGAGCAGGCAGTCCCATTATCAGCTATTCTGTAGACTTGCGACATGCTTATGAGTGAACCGCTTGtctgcctgctcctgcagaATTCTGTCTGTGAAAGAGTGATAATTTAGGAAGTTGTATCCTTGATTGACCATTCATGTTTATAAAGTGTCGAGATCCTTGTCCAAAGTCCTTTTGGAActaggaaagatttttcttccttcaaaataCCTGTAACTCCATTTATACAGTGTATCTACTCAAACGGAGCAGTCTGTGTGTTCATCTTTGACAGTTGCTTTCTGTCGGCACTGACCTTGTGGCAactttcttgctctttctcgATCTCAACCAGGTACTACTCTTCGGAAGATGGTGCGAGACGCTACCACAGAAGTAGTGGAAGGAATGATCCAACTCACAGAAACAATTCTCAGTGCTCCATTGGAGAGGTagtaattttccagaaaaaaaaggaagaaaaggttaCGGGTATACTTGTTAGGAAGCAGCAAGTGCAGACTGCTTCCCaagggaaggggggaggcagaagcagagcatTGTTACGAGGCAGGAAGAGGCAGTGGCCTCATCGGCAAAGGCCCTGTCCCCCAGCATCTGAGTGAGCAGAGCAGTGCTGGTGAGGGTAAGGAGGTTCAGTTGAGAGTTCAGATCATCCGACAAGCCCACAGCGATGAGGTCAAGCTGGAAAGTCAGGTCAGCAAGTTGGGATCAAGGTCAGGTCCAGAGAGAATAACCAGCATCAGACACTATTCAGTGATTGCCCCGCATGTCCATTACAATGAGTTGGGTCTGAGGTCAAGGCAGGAAGGTCAAATCAGTGGGTCAGGATCCAGGTCAGAATCCAGGGGGTGTGAGACTGGGTGCAGACATAACTGCTACACAGCTGTGACATAGCACAAGCAGGGCCCAGTGAAAGAACCTCAGGGTAAAAGCATCTCCTAGGGTAAGGAAGGGCTGGCCCTTGCTTCTAGCTTTCTTCACAGTACCTCCTATCAGCAAAGGAGCTGACCTTATACTTAGCTAACTAAACTATTCAGCTGAGCCAGCTAAACTCCTAGGAGGGTGGAATACACTCAAGGCCCCGGCAGTACCCTCTTGTCCCAGTGGCTTGAGGCAGGTACATTGCCTACATGGAGAATAGATTTTCATCCTGTCTGTGGCAAGGAAAGATGCTGGGAGCAGGATTCCCGTGAAGGCGCTGGATAGCATTTGCACTGTTTGGCAGTTATTGCTTTGGACTGAACTGTCATACACAATGATGGGGCAACTTTATAAAGCTAGTTATTGGACCACTATGGACAGCTGCTTCTCTTGATGGATTACATGCCACTGCCCTTTGGCAGAGGTCATTAGTCGCTAATACAGACTTCTGATTTGCATAGATTCTGAAAGATAAATAATATGCCTAAGCACCTTGAGAGGCCTTTGCAAGAGGCTCCTGGTTCTTGTTCCAGTGGATAATTAAACTCAGTAGGAGCCAGCACTTCTTGCTTTACACAGATACTGGTGATAAGCTGGTTGGTGACTTTCCAGCAGAGCTTCTACTAGTGTGCATTGTCCTTggtgcagaaaataaaaacacagtctAGCAGAGTGGTGTTATTGAGTCTAACTTTGGGggactttgttttgtttcagcttgTCTCAAGATCAGCTTATATCAACTGGTGGTGTGTGGGAGGCATGTGAGCAAGTGTCCAACCTGCCACGAGGTGAGTATTGTGTATGTAGAACAACAGAACTAGGACATGTTGTCTTGGAATATCAATAGCCCTTGCAAAGGGCATTCCAGCTAGTACAATGAACGCTCACACGTTCTGCAAAACCAGCTGTTTTTGAAATGCATAAGCTTGGAAGCAAGGTCAGATTCTTTGCATGGCAGTAGTGCAGCTCTGAGCTCTGCAAAAAGTTTGATCCTATAATCTCGAGATCTAATGATCTCAAACCTAGATGACTGTTCTTGCAAGCTGATTTGAATCAGTGCAGTGCCATGGTTTTCGTCCTTTTGCAGATAACCAGGCAGCAGTTGCATCAGCTCTGGCTGCATATCTAGGTGTGGTCAAGGATGCTCTGGAGGAGATGGAACACGTAAGGAAGCCCCTAAGCCTTTGAGGAACCTGCAGTGATGTATTGCAGTGATGGTTCAGTGATGAAACACAGGGATTGTTTTATATACAGGCTTTGATTTAGATTTGTTCTGATATGAGCTAGATTATTGTATTATGCCTGGAtcttaatgactttttaaactCAAGCCTGGTTTACTTTATATAAGGTTTCCATAAAGCCATGTTCTGAATTGCAAGGGTGGGGGCGGTGTTTAGGTTGATGTAGGAACAGCAGGTTCTTGCTGTTTGCTCTGTTGAATTGGAGTGGGGGATTAGTTTTTCTTAATCCAGTCCTGCTAGGATTAACAGAATTTGGCAACTGAGATGCTGGTTTGAGCGAGATTCCTCTGTAAATTGTATGATTTCTGGAttatgttttccctttcctcctggTTATTGCTGGAATTGATGTTAGGCTCTGGGTTTTTAGTGCATCTATGTTCTCAGGCTCTGGTGGAAGGGCAAGACCCCTACAGTGACATCATGGAAGATGAAGAGCTGGGCTTTCGGGGCAACAGAGATACGTATTGGTCAGAAGCTGACCGGAAGCTGCTTAGCTCCTGCATGGGATTAATGAAGGCTTCTAAAGCTTGCCTGAAGAAGGTCTTGGGTGTAGTGAAGGCTTATGGCAAAGTTGATTCTCCAGAGCAGATTGCTCAGCTGGATGATCTTGCAGACATTGCTAATGAGATCAGTCCAAGGTAAGCATGTTTCTCCCCGTGCCGCTTTTTGCTCCAGAGCAGCCCCTGTCTTTCTTGAGGTCTGGAGAATGGGTTAGGAAAAACTCTATGATATTGAAGCTGTGAGCAGGTGGTAGAAGCAGGTGTGATGGGAAGACTATTATGGCATAGGCTGTTGAGAGTTGTGCAAGTTAGGAGAGGAATATATGTTGCAGCTTGGCGTGGAGCTATGGCCATGTCTCATGGCATGCAGATGTCTGAGAAGGCAGCGAGAAGCATCCCATGGGTATGACTGATATTGTCTCCTTGTCATGCATTGCTGTTCCTGACTTACGTTCAGCGTGGGTGTAGGCTTTGATCAGGATCCATGAGTTGTGCTATCAGGACCTTTCTTCCATTGCTCCCCTCTCTTCTATTCTAGTGTTGATGAGCTGGCACTGAGCATGTATCCACCTATGAACCAGTTGGCTGTGCGACTCAATGTAAGTATCTGTAGCCTGCATGGAGGTCTACTCATGTGGCTgtagagaaggggaagaagtcGAATTGGAGGGATTAGGTGACTCTCAGGGAGAGGTGGATGTTAGTGACTGTCTCAGAAACAAGTTCTTAGGGATGAAGAGTCCCCTTTGGTTCTTGCACACTTAGCTTCCTTCAGGTGGAAATGCATTCCTCATCTTCTTCAGGGAAGAGAATGGCCACTTGAGCTTTGGCTCTGAACCGTAATCCATAGACATGTCTAATGAAAGTACCTCAGGAAAATGAGGTCTAAGGCTGCCGATGTACTGCATGTCTATTTCCTTCCTTGGGTAATGTAGACTTGCTCAAATAAAATTACCTAcgttaaaaatacaaattaaaaattccGACAGTGAGGGTGATTAAGCACTGAAACAAGCTGCTCAGCGAAGCAGTAGAATCTCCACCTTTGGCAGTACTCAAAACTTGACCGGGCAagtctctgagcaacctgactcAACTTTGAGGTGggccttgctttgagcaggaggttgtaCTAGATGACTTCCAGGGGTCCCTTGCATCATAAATTAAGTATGTATCTTCTCAtatctgagatttttttattcttaattctGGTTTCATGCCTTTGGCCACTGACTTGATTTTTTGggataaaaaagaaagtattgctTAATATCAAATTGCATTATAGTCAGTTGTTGTAACTTCATGCTTTAATATCAGTTACCAGTTTCTAATAGGCttatctttttaaaggaaaaagcattttaacttatgctttaaaaaaaagcttgtctTTATTTTCACCTGTCCCAGCCAGCAGTAGGTTGGGAGACACTCCCAGCATGGCAGTGATGGGTAGCTTCCTTCTGCATCAGTATCTCTGGCAGTTTTGCTCATtcttggctctgttggacattCCTGCACCccactttcttttccagtacTGCTGAGCCCCTTTTTCTCCATGTTTGGCTCACCttatttcccttttgtttctttctaggCTGCTAAGTTGGCCTCGGTATTAAAGAAAGTCTTAGAGATTACAAAGTGAGTATGAGTTATAGTTTTATAGGTGGGTGTTCCCCACTATGAAGGTTGATATCTTTCTGCCTCCTGTCAAAGATGACTCATTTCTAGACAGTAAATGCTGGCATTTTGGAGTAATTATGATGTTACCCAGTCACAAAGGGTTGGAAGTAAGAAAAGGATGGTAGGGATGAAAGTGGTTTGCACTGAAAGCACACACGTATATGTTAAGGTTTGGGACTAGTGACATGGATGTGGGTTCTTCCTTGCTCAAAGCACTCTGGGGCTATAGCAGTCCTGTTCGAATGCTGTGGAAATTCGGCACTTCACAATACCCATGTGTTTGGATGCATACGTATAAGACACCCAGGAGGCTTTCCTAATGAATTTCCTCCACTTTTACAGGACAAGCCATGTATGTCCACCATCAGAGGAAGGCTGGGTGCAGTTTCTAACTGGTGCAGTAGATCACAACATGAACAAAATCAAGAACTTCACACATGGTCAACTTTAGCTCTTCCATGTCTACATGTGTTGCTGCCACTGGCTCTGGCATATGCTTTTCCAGTGAATCTCGCTGTTCTCCAGCTACTGGGAGAATGATGAGAACAATATTTTTAGGAGAGAACTTTACTGCCACTTGGTAAAGCTTTCCCAGGGAGTTGCTCTTTGCCATTGCAGAAGGTGTCATTTTGCTTGAATTCCTTGGATGGTGTGGTGCTGCATCTTAATGCTGTGAATGTGCCCCATTCTGCAGGCATTACAACTACTATGGGGTTcaaagaacaataaaatattGCTAGATTTGCATGAGTGGTTTTATCTGTTTTCAGGTGGCAGAGAATATATCCAGAAGGAAAAGGTCTTGCTTCTTTTGCTAGCAGCCCAGTGAACCATTAAAAAATATGCAGCACTGCTGCTATTTCCTTTCTAACGTTAGCAAAGAGTGAACTATCTTTCTCCTTTCTATTTCATCAGAAAGCAgtagaaaatattatttactaCTTTACCAATGTCAAGGATCTGTAGGGGGGGATAAGAGTATCTCTAGAGAAATGCTACATCTGTCATAACTTTAAAGTTCTAGGATATCCTTTTTTTTGCCACAGGTAAGGAAAAATGACTAAGCAGGGGTGGGTTCAGCACATATGCCTGATGAGAAATGCTGCGTCTGCTTGAGCATTTAGCACATCTTTGTCACAGTAAGGTTCAACTTATAAAACTGGAGGGTGGGCATAGTGGCAGACGGGAGAGAGTTGAGTTTGTACAAATAATCGAAGTCAGACATGGTTTTAAATACAACTTTAATTAAACTGTTAACATCTATGCTTGCCTAAGATCAGGGCACAGATCATGACCACTCTTTTGTAAACAGGACTGCAGGACCTGTTCTAAGTTGGGCATCAGGCAGCTGCAACGTCGATAGTTTTGTAGCTCTTCAGGTTCTGGAGTTGAAGGCAGGTAAGATGTGCAGTGAGCCTTCTGGGCCCTGCTTGGGTCGGGGTGAATGGGATTTGCAGCTGTCGAATGCTTTTAGGTTGCACAGAGTCCAGCCTGAAAGGCAAGAAGGGATTATACAGGAAGCACATCTCTTTGTATTTCTGGTTCCTAGGGCCCTGGAGATGCATTTGCTAGACAGGAGTATGgtgccaaaaaaaggaaagaaaaaaaaataatcttatctAGACTACCACGATGGAATTGTGATCTGACAGTAGTTTGGGAGGGATAGACGACAGGAGGGTTGTATTTCCCATGGAGGCATCTATGGTTACTTTGTCCTAATGCAGCTTCTTGAGAGAGATGTGTGAGTTTTATCCTGTGAAGGAGAGCATGCTTTTTTGGATGACTCTTGGCTAAGTTGGGTTTGCCTGCTTCTTCAGTAGAGAAGGGGAATGCACTGTTAAAATTGTACCCAGCAATACAGATTGCTGACAGTGGGTAATGGGTGGAAAGATGTCACAAATGGTATAGTTTTACCCTACTTACAGATGTTCAAGTGGCTAGCAAAAAAGCGATTGATTTCTCAACAacagcaaataatttctaagtGTTATAGCTCATTTCAGTAATCTATAACTGTTGTCATCTTTAATGTGTATTTCTGCCTAAGTCTTGTGGTACTTCTTATTACCCTTTTTGTTGGCAGGGggctttccttctgctgtctAGGCCTTTGGGGTTGAAGCTTTCACAAATGTCATACTGGCTTCAACTTACATATTGCACATCTGTTGAAAGTTCTGTTatctggcttttcttcttttcagtgtgAAAATCTTACATGTTATCTGTAAATTAAGGATGGGATGCCTGGGGGCTTTCATGCTGTAGCAGTCTCTTCCTGTCATGTTGTTGCCTGCTTATTTTTGGGGACAGCCTTTCCTGTGCAAGGTTTTCTTTAGCTTGTATTGTGTCTCTTTGTGCATTTACCATTTCCATTTACCATTACCATTTCCATTTAGATCAATCAGTTTGCACTTACTTGTACTGTCTTTGTTTGTAAatgagccctcgccctgccACCACTATCACACACTTCTCCAAGGGTTCGGTGAGAGGGTTCAGGAGGCTGATCTTTGCTATGCTTGGCTGATACTGTACCATGTTTTCTGGAAACTgttgaaagaaggaaatgagctgaaactgagagaaggaaagagctgCTTCTATGATTAAAGGGAGATAAATGACTTTTTGGTGCCAGAGGTCTCAGCCTGAGCTGTCAGTTGCCAGAAAAGGCAAAGTCCAGGTTAGTTTCTTCTCAACTACAGtcttctgctgcagtttcctTCTGCAGTCTCTGATTTCTAGACTGGTGAGTGAGTTAGGAGTCATTGGGATTTCCTTACGCTCACACATAGACAAGGTAGGCATGGGAGTACTGTATACAACGGTGTGGCACAACTCACCTTTCCCAAACTGATGTCTCAGTACTTTGAAAGAAGACAGCATGAGGAGAGCCACCCAACccagcagaatttttttgctg harbors:
- the CCNDBP1 gene encoding cyclin-D1-binding protein 1 isoform X1; the encoded protein is MEAREPLRELRGALRAVLARVREGEPGEGREPFELPRFWDALGQTFKVTSQEATKLSLAFSGPPLTSAEDCRKLSEDVQNAILAVATVYYWLPKGQGTTLRKMVRDATTEVVEGMIQLTETILSAPLESLSQDQLISTGGVWEACEQVSNLPRDNQAAVASALAAYLGVVKDALEEMEHALVEGQDPYSDIMEDEELGFRGNRDTYWSEADRKLLSSCMGLMKASKACLKKVLGVVKAYGKVDSPEQIAQLDDLADIANEISPSVDELALSMYPPMNQLAVRLNAAKLASVLKKVLEITKTSHVCPPSEEGWVQFLTGAVDHNMNKIKNFTHGQL
- the CCNDBP1 gene encoding cyclin-D1-binding protein 1 isoform X2; this encodes MEAREPLRELRGALRAVLARVRGQTFKVTSQEATKLSLAFSGPPLTSAEDCRKLSEDVQNAILAVATVYYWLPKGQGTTLRKMVRDATTEVVEGMIQLTETILSAPLESLSQDQLISTGGVWEACEQVSNLPRDNQAAVASALAAYLGVVKDALEEMEHALVEGQDPYSDIMEDEELGFRGNRDTYWSEADRKLLSSCMGLMKASKACLKKVLGVVKAYGKVDSPEQIAQLDDLADIANEISPSVDELALSMYPPMNQLAVRLNAAKLASVLKKVLEITKTSHVCPPSEEGWVQFLTGAVDHNMNKIKNFTHGQL